The Arachis ipaensis cultivar K30076 chromosome B05, Araip1.1, whole genome shotgun sequence nucleotide sequence ACATAACTGCCAAAACGATAGCGTTTATCATCAAACCCAACGATCCAGCGCGGACACCCTTGTCGTAGGCCTCGTCACCCACGTTACCACCGTACACCTCCTTCCCCATCCAGTCGGTGTTGAACAAGAAGAATGGGAACCAACCGATCCAGTTGATGGCTGTTACAAGCATCAAGATCCACATTGGCTTCTTTAGCTCCTTCAACGCCCCAATGATTTCTCCAAAGCATCCTGCCGAACGAGAAGAGTCCTCAGTGCCTTCAATGTCCTCATTTTTCTTTGCCTCTGAGAGGGGAACATCTTCAACGAAGAACATGGCAAGGCCAGCCAGGGTAAGGAGGAGAAGGATGGAGATGAAGAAGCAGCTCTTGAGGTTAGCACAGAACTTGTCGCATGCCTCCGTGTTCGAGAACGGAAATGCTTTGTGTAGATTTTCATATGAACCTGCCGCGTAGCCGAGGATGTTACCTATTGCcatgaagaaagagaagaaggcaTTGGCCATTCGGATCTTGCCTTCGTCTCCGGCAGACAGGTCGCCCAAGAAGGCGCGGCAAGGCCCTTGGAGCATATTGTTGGCCACGTCTAGAACCCAAAAGCCGATGACGAATATGGCAACAGCTCGAGGGCGGGTTTTCTTCGTAATGTCATCGCCGAAGGAGTGACCGAGGTCAGCAGCGTATCCGATGAGAAAGACGGCGATGATGACAGAAAGGGCTCCAGTGATGATAAAAGGTTTACGGCGGCCGAGTCTTGAGTTGCAACGATCACTGTAGTATCCCACAATGGGCTGGACTACCATCCCGGAGATGGGACCACACAGCCAAATGAAGGAGGCCCACACGTGTGGGACCCCCAACAGTTGGACGTATGGTGTGAGGAGGGAGAGTTGTAGGGCCCACCCAAACTGGATGCCAGCAGCAACGGATGCAACTGAAATAATCTTCAAAATGGGTGTAATATTCGTGGTTGTAGCCGTCTCCAGCTGAAGTGAGCTCTTCGTTGGGGACTCCATTTTAAAAACACGTCCCTTATGTTCCCTTCAGTTCTTGGTTTTCCTTTGAAGCGAAAAATGGATTAATTGCTTCGGAATTGAATCAAAGAAGGACTTAGAGTTGTTGCTTATGGAGAACGAATGAGAAGTGCTTTAATTTATAGTTTATGCATGCATGGACAACTCCAAGCTCACCTCAAAGTAATGGTTGTTAACCGATAATCCAGGATAGCTTAATGATTATCTTAATTCTTAATATGGTAACACATATATCACGTTTTTCAATGCTTAGCTTTGAACCAGTCTGGCCATGTCTTCCTCAATCATATATGACCCGAAACCGGAGCAATAGTGAATTGTTCATATTCTATTTTTGGATAAGTCTCCAGTGTAAGTAACTAATTCCATCTCTACAAAATGTTTTTTCACTTACAACAACGAGAGAAAAAAAACAGACGTAACAATAATTAACATTTGAAGTTTATAAGTATATATGGTACGtataaaaaatatcattaaataaagatatacttcatttcattttctctcatATCTGATCATATTGGCCATCTTCGGAGAATACCAAATAATGAGGAGTGTTAgaggccagcaatttttgtgttttataaTCATTAATTgaccatcaatagtatttttaatggtgtgagattacatccaatagtgggagatcactcacttttcttttgatggttaagtgttgccacaaaatacaaaagttgctAGCCTCCTAGACTTTCTCTCAAAAATAATTATAACTTGATAGAGAGAAAGCTACTCAAAATTTCAAGATTCATTAAGAATCTGTtaataaaattaaacataatCAGTTACTTGATAGGCAATTCTATTTGTTAGTTACTTGAGAGTGAAGTTAACCTCatgtattaataaataaaatataaataataattattgtTGCAACTTACCGCACCAAGGTATAATTTAATTTGTCCGTTGCTTAGT carries:
- the LOC107641588 gene encoding sucrose transport protein SUC8-like yields the protein MESPTKSSLQLETATTTNITPILKIISVASVAAGIQFGWALQLSLLTPYVQLLGVPHVWASFIWLCGPISGMVVQPIVGYYSDRCNSRLGRRKPFIITGALSVIIAVFLIGYAADLGHSFGDDITKKTRPRAVAIFVIGFWVLDVANNMLQGPCRAFLGDLSAGDEGKIRMANAFFSFFMAIGNILGYAAGSYENLHKAFPFSNTEACDKFCANLKSCFFISILLLLTLAGLAMFFVEDVPLSEAKKNEDIEGTEDSSRSAGCFGEIIGALKELKKPMWILMLVTAINWIGWFPFFLFNTDWMGKEVYGGNVGDEAYDKGVRAGSLGLMINAIVLAVMSLGVEPASNIMGGAKNLWGIVNFILSGGLLSTIYITKVAEFDRHRAGHYVPPATGVRVGAMTFFAVIGIPLAINFSVPFALASVYSATSGAGQGLSLGVLNLAIVIPQMIVSTVSGQVDAWFGGGNLPAFVMGAIAAAVSGAMAIVMLPSIKKSDATKASMVVGGGH